The following are encoded together in the Pedobacter steynii genome:
- a CDS encoding TlpA disulfide reductase family protein yields MRKLVFTLICAVPVLANAQNVAFNLRGAVAKSGAKSKVYLSYRKDGAMVKDSIVLKNGAFTFKGEVSGPTAAKIIFDQQGAGTGTKNPDVLSLYLDKGEITVKAKDSIKNATITGSPINTEHAVYLKAIAAPEKVINGLNAEWAAASNEQKQKEEFVKSLQSRHKPAAAEKLKIQEVFIAAHPDSYFSLLALRESSEYDMEVATVEPKFLALGKGLRESKAGLDFAKQIEIAKATAIGAVAPDFTQNDVNDKAVKLSDFRGKYVLLDFWASWCGPCRAENPNVVAAYNKYKEKNFTVLGVSLDQPGKKDNWLNAIKTDGLTWTQLSDLQGWNNAASKLYGVKGIPQNYLIDPAGKIVAANLRGEELHKKLEELMK; encoded by the coding sequence ATGAGAAAATTAGTTTTTACACTAATATGTGCTGTTCCGGTATTGGCAAATGCGCAAAACGTGGCTTTCAATTTAAGAGGAGCTGTAGCTAAAAGTGGGGCCAAATCAAAAGTTTACCTGAGTTATCGTAAGGATGGGGCGATGGTAAAAGATTCCATCGTATTAAAGAATGGGGCTTTTACCTTTAAAGGTGAAGTATCCGGACCTACTGCTGCTAAAATTATTTTTGACCAGCAGGGAGCAGGTACGGGGACAAAGAACCCAGATGTGCTATCCTTGTATCTGGATAAAGGAGAAATTACGGTTAAAGCCAAAGATTCTATAAAAAATGCAACGATCACGGGATCTCCGATCAATACAGAACATGCGGTTTATTTGAAAGCGATTGCAGCTCCTGAGAAAGTGATCAATGGTTTGAATGCGGAATGGGCAGCAGCAAGTAATGAACAAAAGCAAAAAGAAGAATTTGTGAAGAGTTTGCAAAGCAGGCATAAACCGGCTGCTGCTGAAAAGCTGAAAATTCAGGAAGTGTTTATTGCAGCGCATCCCGATTCGTATTTTAGCCTGCTTGCATTAAGGGAATCTTCAGAATACGATATGGAGGTCGCTACCGTAGAACCTAAGTTTCTGGCATTAGGCAAAGGCCTGAGGGAAAGTAAAGCTGGCCTGGACTTCGCGAAACAAATTGAAATTGCGAAAGCGACGGCGATTGGTGCTGTAGCTCCTGATTTTACACAAAATGATGTAAATGATAAGGCCGTTAAGCTTTCTGATTTCCGTGGAAAATATGTGTTACTGGATTTTTGGGCATCCTGGTGTGGGCCTTGTCGCGCGGAAAACCCGAATGTAGTGGCTGCCTATAACAAATATAAAGAAAAGAATTTCACCGTGTTGGGTGTCTCGCTGGATCAGCCAGGCAAGAAAGACAACTGGTTAAATGCAATTAAAACTGATGGTCTGACCTGGACGCAACTGAGCGATCTTCAAGGTTGGAACAATGCCGCATCAAAGTTATACGGTGTAAAAGGGATTCCTCAGAATTACCTGATTGATCCGGCAGGGAAAATTGTTGCTGCGAATTTGCGTGGGGAAGAACTGCATAAAAAACTTGAAGAATTAATGAAATAA
- a CDS encoding RNA polymerase sigma factor, with protein MLNYQTISDHELAGLLKSGDRKAYTEIYNRYKWLLHVHAYKWMQDREEAKDIVHELFASLWTKRESLSFPENLSAYLYTAVRNRIFNMISHQKVESEYLSSLQHFIDEGTCVTDHLVREKQLTALIEKEISSLPPKMREVFELSRKSQLSHKEIAEQLQLSEQTVRKHVQHALKILRIKLGLVVFLIFISHY; from the coding sequence ATGCTTAATTATCAGACAATATCGGACCATGAACTGGCCGGATTGTTAAAGTCCGGGGATAGAAAAGCTTACACGGAAATTTACAACAGGTATAAGTGGTTATTGCATGTTCATGCCTATAAATGGATGCAGGATCGTGAAGAGGCAAAGGACATTGTTCATGAGCTTTTTGCCAGTCTGTGGACCAAACGTGAAAGTTTGTCTTTCCCTGAAAACCTTTCTGCTTATTTATACACCGCGGTGCGAAACCGTATTTTTAACATGATCTCCCATCAAAAGGTGGAATCTGAATACCTCAGCTCCCTGCAACACTTTATCGATGAGGGGACTTGTGTAACGGATCATCTGGTCAGGGAAAAACAGCTGACTGCGCTGATCGAAAAAGAAATCTCTTCCTTACCCCCTAAAATGCGTGAAGTTTTTGAACTGAGCAGGAAATCGCAGTTGAGCCATAAGGAAATTGCGGAGCAGCTACAGCTCTCTGAGCAAACCGTAAGGAAACATGTACAACATGCCTTGAAAATATTGAGGATTAAACTCGGACTGGTGGTATTTCTGATCTTTATCTCCCATTATTAA
- a CDS encoding RagB/SusD family nutrient uptake outer membrane protein, whose protein sequence is MKKIFYLNFIVMLVLLFSSCKKMLDIKPVNSMMPVTIADYESVLLGGYPKQDFYFKTELMTDNAFVNLQTINSLERSNEPWYVWASSHQMEGVADDPYWGQLYKSVYYANTVLDEFSKRNPSAADKVLFETVKGEAYALRAFSYFYLLNLYADVYAPETLNDHGVPMPLTAVDVHENTQNNVREPIAKVWEQILKDIDQASLLLRGKAEKSKFRLNYNSLQLFKARVNLFMGDYEEAVAASTIVMNTKGLFDMNETQSHIDKETERYAFTSNYGMIDTDYKNEVLFFMAGKANNNIFYHGMGAAKPAVELLDLCKRNGLMDYRKYIFDSYADLNTADGVQTGPTIYNMFAKQENPNYHIGLKVSEAYVIRAEAYAKTGRKDLAVNDLNLLLVKRIKKGTFVPLKSADFANQEELLKRIYEERRIETAFEGGLRWFDLRRLGKPSLTHVYKNGQVYTLKEKDPRYILQIPLSEQINSPEMPLNKR, encoded by the coding sequence ATGAAAAAGATATTTTATTTAAATTTTATAGTGATGCTGGTACTGCTGTTTTCCAGCTGTAAAAAAATGCTGGACATCAAACCGGTAAACAGCATGATGCCAGTCACCATTGCCGACTATGAGTCTGTTTTACTTGGGGGATATCCAAAGCAGGATTTTTACTTCAAAACGGAACTGATGACGGACAATGCTTTCGTTAACCTGCAGACCATAAACAGCCTGGAACGTTCGAATGAACCCTGGTATGTCTGGGCTTCGAGTCATCAGATGGAAGGAGTTGCCGATGACCCTTATTGGGGGCAGTTGTATAAATCAGTTTACTATGCAAACACGGTGCTCGACGAATTCTCAAAACGTAATCCTTCTGCTGCGGATAAAGTGCTTTTCGAGACCGTCAAAGGGGAGGCTTATGCCCTGAGGGCATTTAGTTATTTTTATCTGCTGAACCTGTATGCAGACGTTTATGCTCCGGAGACGCTGAATGATCATGGGGTACCCATGCCCTTAACGGCAGTGGATGTACATGAAAATACTCAAAATAACGTAAGAGAACCGATAGCGAAAGTTTGGGAGCAAATCCTGAAGGATATTGATCAGGCATCCTTACTGCTCAGAGGCAAGGCGGAGAAAAGTAAGTTCCGTTTAAATTACAATTCCCTTCAATTGTTTAAGGCCAGGGTAAACCTTTTTATGGGGGATTATGAAGAGGCTGTTGCAGCTTCAACCATCGTGATGAATACCAAAGGGTTATTCGATATGAATGAGACCCAGTCGCATATTGATAAAGAAACCGAACGGTACGCCTTTACCAGTAATTACGGAATGATTGACACTGATTATAAGAATGAAGTATTGTTCTTTATGGCGGGGAAAGCGAATAACAATATTTTCTATCATGGAATGGGAGCAGCTAAACCGGCGGTTGAATTGCTGGATTTGTGTAAGCGTAACGGGCTGATGGATTATCGTAAATATATTTTCGATTCCTATGCAGATCTGAATACTGCAGACGGTGTTCAGACCGGCCCCACGATCTACAATATGTTCGCGAAACAGGAAAATCCCAATTACCACATTGGGTTGAAGGTAAGCGAAGCCTATGTGATCCGTGCGGAGGCTTATGCCAAAACAGGACGTAAGGATCTGGCGGTTAATGATTTGAATCTTCTTCTTGTGAAGCGGATTAAGAAGGGAACATTTGTCCCTTTAAAGTCTGCAGACTTTGCAAATCAGGAGGAACTATTGAAACGCATTTATGAAGAACGTAGAATTGAAACTGCTTTCGAGGGAGGATTGAGGTGGTTTGATTTGAGAAGACTGGGTAAACCTTCTTTAACCCATGTGTATAAGAACGGACAAGTTTATACCCTTAAAGAAAAAGACCCGCGCTATATCCTGCAAATTCCGTTGTCGGAGCAAATCAATAGTCCGGAGATGCCATTAAACAAAAGATAA
- a CDS encoding FecR family protein, which yields MKERIKHLLEQFEEGTLSREETDMLWELTGAEASAVEEGILEMMELQAPAEQQPSDDQDWAAVLNRIVSVDQPLPVKMAPSFTPLRWVAAAVILITFGLGVYFYSAVREGRPGSNPERYATDVPPGGNKAILKLADGSEISLTDAENGALVKQAGINIVKAADGQLVYHINPSKTSPEGYNTITTPRGGQYQVNLPDGTKVWLNAASSLKFPLSFTDQKTRMVELSGEAYFEVTKNKHQPFKVISTSASIGGRTQVLEVLGTHFNVNAYADEESIRTTLLEGSVRLNHQLTLKPGEQSIFAHDHFHVVPADTEETIAWKNGYFMFANEDLQHIMRKISRWYDLEIIYQGKITDNTFIGTVSRFKEVSEVLNILELTKTVHFKIEGRKIIVMP from the coding sequence ATGAAGGAACGAATAAAACATTTATTGGAGCAGTTTGAAGAAGGAACGCTGAGCAGGGAAGAGACCGACATGCTTTGGGAACTGACCGGAGCAGAAGCATCGGCCGTTGAAGAAGGAATTCTGGAAATGATGGAGCTGCAGGCCCCGGCTGAGCAGCAGCCCTCTGACGATCAGGACTGGGCTGCAGTGCTGAACAGAATTGTATCCGTTGATCAACCTTTGCCGGTAAAAATGGCTCCTTCTTTTACTCCTTTGCGCTGGGTTGCTGCAGCGGTGATTTTAATCACCTTCGGCCTTGGTGTCTATTTTTACAGTGCGGTCAGAGAGGGCAGGCCTGGTTCTAATCCGGAGCGCTATGCCACCGATGTTCCTCCCGGCGGAAACAAAGCAATCCTTAAGCTGGCTGATGGATCGGAGATTTCCCTGACTGATGCGGAAAATGGTGCATTGGTAAAGCAGGCGGGAATCAATATTGTAAAAGCTGCCGATGGTCAGCTGGTATATCATATCAATCCTTCAAAAACTAGTCCGGAAGGCTATAATACCATCACGACACCAAGGGGAGGACAGTATCAGGTCAATTTGCCGGATGGCACCAAAGTATGGCTTAATGCCGCTTCTTCTCTAAAGTTTCCCCTGAGCTTTACGGATCAAAAGACCCGTATGGTAGAATTGAGCGGTGAAGCCTACTTTGAAGTGACAAAGAACAAACATCAGCCTTTTAAGGTCATCAGCACATCCGCCTCCATAGGTGGTCGTACTCAGGTGCTGGAGGTGCTGGGTACCCATTTTAATGTGAATGCCTATGCTGATGAAGAAAGTATCCGGACTACTTTACTGGAAGGGAGCGTGCGCCTCAACCATCAGCTGACGCTGAAGCCCGGTGAGCAGTCCATTTTTGCTCATGATCATTTTCATGTAGTTCCGGCAGATACGGAAGAAACGATTGCCTGGAAAAATGGTTATTTCATGTTTGCCAATGAGGACCTTCAGCACATCATGAGAAAAATTTCCAGGTGGTATGATCTGGAGATCATCTATCAGGGAAAAATAACAGATAATACTTTTATAGGGACGGTATCACGGTTTAAAGAGGTATCCGAAGTATTGAATATTTTAGAATTAACGAAGACGGTACACTTTAAAATCGAAGGGAGGAAAATTATAGTTATGCCATAA
- a CDS encoding SusC/RagA family TonB-linked outer membrane protein: MKLTILLMTTIFFQIAAKSVAQNITISEQNASLDKIFKELRIQSGYNFVYTAQTLEGVKKVNVKLKNVSLKEALEACFENQPITYVIQQNTVVIQRKIPAPVRLTLEVKGKVTDESGGPLPGINVRIKDSKVGVATDQNGSFAVTVPNGDAVLIFSCVGFITREEALRGRNNLLIKLKADMSDLSEVVVSGYQKIERRRLTSSITTVDMNVLKTINQPNIDKLLQGQVPGLTIVSTSGAPGAIPQIRIRGTSTISGNVQPLWVVDGIILDDPMNVSVDDIMNNRNLIASGIGGINVDDIESINVLKDAAATAIYGTKAANGVIVITSKKGVSGKTRISYSSHLSMGMRPQIADAYMMNSKERTDVNLEMISRGILNASTYKPGEYGTASDFERYFIDVHDRKLSWSQFQDKVKQLETVNTDWFKHLFRNSLSHKHSLNFSGGTEQTTFYLSGSMMDDQATAKKVGQKTYTGSVKVYTKLRDNIRIGGMLDINARENNSFFATDSRENPYEWAIYTTPAQNAFDESGGYNHMYYNSLKYNFLENREEGWRTSKNFGMRGTVDLEWRLIPDLIFTSLFSFSKQNTVDEDIATEDSYFVRARKRDMTKTVDYISVPVWVDGGFRQDRSNNNHSLTFRNQLSYMPVIGTDHRLDMMAGQEIRTSKYKEVSTDIYGYVHNRGHQQVPQFEFMETMGIPYWTESLNETAAVSYFGVAGYTYKNRYTMSLNARTDGSNRFGIKTNKLFQPLWALGLNYQMKEENFLKDKDWLTYLTLKGSYGSQGNVASQAYSDLVARIGTTDVINKEGYLVISAPKNPNLKWEMNYTTNLALEFGLWKRRLSGTIEYYNKKGEDLLGTKQVSQVSGFNSIQVNWASMKNRGFELSLNSINIDGKDFRWSTNVNLGYNENKVLEVYSVPTVNSLTNAQRTNFAASAVVGKPINGLWSYRYAGLNADGRASFYTTKEGEKVLYGMNKIDGLTYSGTTMPMVQGGLTNTFSYKKFTLSALLIGNFGNVIRLRNLSQGYALGFPDATQNMSKEWAGRWRQAGDEQYTNVPRLESDPWDLAVTGSSPYNGNMYDNSDLRTVKGDFVRLQNLSLSYDLFTPALRARGIQNIRLMLQGNNLHVWKNKALKGQDPESTGSVMNYNDTRNANVSFGNTFLPLPRSYSVSLSVQF, translated from the coding sequence ATGAAGTTGACCATCCTTCTAATGACGACCATTTTCTTCCAGATCGCTGCGAAAAGTGTTGCCCAGAACATCACCATCTCTGAGCAAAATGCTTCTCTGGATAAAATTTTTAAAGAACTGCGGATACAAAGTGGCTATAACTTTGTCTATACTGCCCAAACGCTGGAAGGCGTAAAAAAAGTAAATGTTAAACTCAAAAATGTCTCTTTAAAAGAGGCCCTGGAAGCCTGTTTTGAAAACCAGCCGATTACCTATGTTATTCAGCAGAATACGGTGGTGATACAACGAAAAATTCCGGCTCCTGTCCGGTTAACCCTGGAGGTAAAAGGAAAGGTTACCGATGAAAGCGGCGGGCCATTACCTGGCATCAATGTCCGCATTAAAGACAGCAAGGTAGGGGTGGCAACGGATCAGAATGGAAGTTTTGCAGTTACTGTCCCCAATGGAGATGCCGTGCTGATTTTTTCCTGTGTCGGATTTATCACCAGAGAAGAGGCATTAAGGGGCAGGAACAACCTCCTTATTAAACTTAAGGCAGATATGTCTGACCTTTCTGAGGTGGTCGTGAGTGGTTATCAGAAAATTGAACGGCGCCGGTTAACCTCTTCTATCACTACCGTAGATATGAATGTGCTGAAAACCATTAATCAGCCTAATATTGATAAGTTGTTGCAGGGACAGGTTCCCGGATTAACCATTGTGAGTACATCAGGCGCACCGGGGGCGATCCCCCAGATCAGGATTCGGGGAACCTCTACGATCAGCGGTAATGTTCAGCCCCTTTGGGTTGTAGATGGGATCATTCTGGACGATCCGATGAATGTATCGGTGGACGACATTATGAACAACAGAAACCTGATTGCTTCCGGGATAGGAGGAATTAATGTGGATGATATCGAATCGATAAACGTATTGAAGGATGCTGCAGCCACTGCGATTTACGGTACAAAAGCTGCAAACGGGGTGATTGTCATTACCTCAAAAAAGGGAGTTTCGGGTAAAACCAGAATCAGTTATTCCAGTCACCTTTCCATGGGGATGCGTCCTCAGATTGCTGATGCATACATGATGAATTCAAAAGAGCGGACTGATGTGAACCTGGAAATGATTTCCAGGGGAATACTGAATGCGAGTACTTACAAACCTGGTGAATACGGAACTGCATCAGATTTTGAACGCTATTTTATCGATGTACACGACAGGAAGTTAAGCTGGTCACAATTTCAGGATAAAGTGAAACAACTGGAAACGGTAAATACAGACTGGTTTAAACATTTGTTCAGAAACTCGCTGAGTCATAAGCACAGCCTGAATTTCTCCGGAGGTACTGAGCAAACAACTTTTTATTTATCGGGAAGCATGATGGACGATCAGGCTACCGCCAAAAAAGTCGGACAGAAAACCTATACCGGATCGGTAAAAGTGTATACTAAACTGAGGGATAATATCCGTATAGGAGGAATGCTGGATATCAATGCCCGGGAAAATAACAGCTTTTTTGCTACAGATTCCCGGGAGAATCCTTATGAATGGGCGATATATACCACACCTGCACAAAATGCCTTTGATGAAAGCGGAGGCTATAACCACATGTATTACAACAGCCTTAAATATAATTTCCTGGAAAATAGGGAAGAAGGATGGAGAACTTCAAAAAACTTTGGCATGCGTGGGACAGTAGATCTGGAATGGAGATTAATTCCAGACCTGATTTTTACCAGTTTGTTCTCCTTTTCAAAACAGAATACGGTAGATGAAGATATCGCTACCGAGGACAGTTATTTTGTTAGAGCAAGAAAAAGGGACATGACCAAAACCGTTGATTACATTAGTGTTCCGGTATGGGTTGATGGAGGTTTCAGGCAGGACCGGTCTAACAATAACCATTCTCTAACTTTCAGGAATCAACTTTCTTATATGCCGGTAATCGGTACCGATCATCGTCTGGATATGATGGCGGGACAGGAAATCCGGACCTCGAAATACAAAGAGGTGAGTACAGACATCTACGGATACGTACACAACAGGGGGCATCAGCAGGTTCCGCAATTTGAGTTCATGGAAACCATGGGTATTCCGTACTGGACGGAAAGCCTGAACGAAACCGCAGCAGTATCTTATTTCGGGGTAGCCGGATATACGTATAAAAACCGTTATACGATGAGTCTGAATGCCCGTACGGATGGATCAAACCGGTTTGGGATTAAGACCAATAAGCTTTTTCAGCCACTTTGGGCCCTGGGGTTAAACTATCAGATGAAGGAGGAGAATTTTCTGAAGGACAAAGACTGGCTCACCTACCTCACCTTAAAAGGTTCTTATGGCAGTCAGGGGAACGTGGCCTCACAGGCTTATTCGGATTTAGTGGCAAGGATCGGAACAACGGATGTGATCAATAAAGAAGGCTATCTGGTCATTTCAGCCCCTAAAAACCCAAATCTGAAATGGGAGATGAATTATACCACTAACCTGGCCTTGGAATTTGGATTGTGGAAACGCAGGCTGAGTGGTACGATCGAGTACTATAACAAAAAAGGCGAAGATCTTTTAGGGACAAAACAGGTGTCACAGGTTTCCGGATTCAATTCCATTCAGGTGAACTGGGCTTCGATGAAGAACAGAGGTTTTGAACTGTCTTTGAATTCCATTAACATCGACGGAAAAGATTTCCGCTGGTCTACAAATGTTAACCTGGGCTATAATGAGAATAAGGTGCTGGAAGTTTATTCTGTGCCAACGGTCAATAGCCTTACCAATGCGCAGCGTACTAATTTTGCTGCCTCTGCAGTGGTAGGAAAGCCGATAAACGGACTTTGGTCTTATCGTTATGCAGGTTTGAATGCTGATGGAAGGGCTTCTTTTTATACCACAAAAGAAGGGGAGAAGGTCTTGTATGGGATGAATAAAATTGATGGGCTGACTTACTCCGGTACTACGATGCCAATGGTGCAAGGTGGTCTGACCAATACTTTTTCCTATAAGAAATTTACGCTTTCCGCTTTACTGATCGGAAATTTCGGGAATGTGATCCGTTTGCGTAATCTTTCTCAGGGCTATGCACTCGGCTTCCCTGACGCGACCCAGAACATGTCAAAGGAATGGGCGGGCAGATGGAGGCAGGCAGGAGATGAACAGTATACAAATGTTCCAAGACTGGAATCTGATCCATGGGACCTTGCGGTAACCGGATCCAGCCCCTATAATGGAAATATGTATGATAACAGTGACCTGAGAACTGTGAAAGGAGATTTTGTCCGCCTGCAAAACCTATCCCTGAGTTATGATCTTTTTACTCCGGCACTCCGGGCCAGGGGAATTCAGAATATCCGTTTGATGCTGCAGGGAAATAACCTTCATGTATGGAAAAACAAAGCCCTAAAAGGGCAGGACCCGGAATCTACAGGTTCTGTGATGAACTACAATGACACCAGGAATGCAAATGTTTCCTTCGGAAATACCTTCCTTCCATTACCCCGTTCTTATTCGGTTTCCTTATCTGTACAGTTTTAA